A part of Marinomonas rhizomae genomic DNA contains:
- a CDS encoding TonB-dependent receptor, with protein MRIKNFLLTPLALAVSLASFSSFAEEVKTNNGDPDKVISLTVEGYKGYAQELPTSGSKSDAEWLDVPQSVSVVTDTEMKDRGAVKLVDALDGVAGVNNTLGEGSRDQFVIRGFDAIRDIYRDGLRDDGNLQSYRSLANVEQVEIVKGPAGALYGRGSAGGIINLVTKRANGDEFTRLSTSYGSNDKLKGSIDTSAKLTDTINGRLNVEVRRANSFVDHVESDDYFIAPTFQFQPSDDHTVNLDIEIMHQNLVPYRGVPSKDGKPVDVPRSTFFGSKNDFQESDSIRVAIDDELQFGPDITWNNRVAFTRVTLEQQGTRQTTAAVTGANTVAQTVNDFGYDPRTTVTLQSELKWDVGNQQILFGADYNQIDIDLNLRSQALPAKSIDNPIADNVTSPGFPAFRENTTKTVGLYIQDIITLGDWSFSGNIRQDHMELDQKIISTGLESTNNDDKTSYRIGAAYRLTDNMSAYTTFAKSWQLPYGGSFINPTLAEFYSTKLKEVGIKAYLLDDALMLNAAVFQIDQEQPQTDTNGFIVNKSQERHRGLELEARGQLTKQLSATASYTYLDAEDRDTGKKPNDVSDQLISLGTTYQLNDVWRFGGSVKYVGDRYAGNNEAVDLGDYTTVNAMASYQTGKHRVQFNAYNIFDEKYYLGSTDGTSGINSIGYGSPAEFMVSYSYEL; from the coding sequence ATGAGAATAAAAAATTTTCTTCTAACGCCTTTGGCGCTTGCTGTGTCTTTAGCGTCTTTTTCTTCCTTTGCGGAGGAAGTAAAAACGAATAATGGAGATCCTGATAAAGTGATCTCTCTAACGGTTGAAGGCTACAAGGGCTATGCTCAGGAGTTACCCACTTCTGGCAGTAAATCTGATGCTGAATGGTTGGATGTTCCACAATCTGTATCTGTTGTGACCGATACAGAAATGAAGGATCGAGGGGCTGTAAAGCTGGTGGACGCTCTGGATGGCGTCGCAGGTGTCAACAATACATTGGGTGAAGGTAGCCGTGACCAATTTGTAATTCGTGGCTTTGATGCAATTCGTGATATTTATCGTGATGGATTAAGAGACGATGGCAATTTGCAGTCTTATCGCAGCTTGGCAAACGTAGAACAAGTTGAAATAGTCAAAGGCCCTGCTGGCGCTTTGTATGGAAGAGGATCCGCTGGCGGTATTATTAACCTAGTGACAAAGCGTGCAAATGGCGATGAATTTACGCGTTTATCTACCAGCTACGGCAGTAACGATAAGCTCAAAGGCTCAATCGATACATCGGCTAAATTAACTGACACTATTAATGGTCGTTTGAATGTGGAAGTGCGTCGTGCAAACTCTTTTGTCGATCATGTGGAGTCAGACGATTATTTTATTGCTCCGACATTTCAATTTCAGCCATCGGATGATCATACGGTCAATCTAGATATTGAAATAATGCACCAAAACTTGGTGCCTTATCGTGGTGTACCGTCTAAGGATGGGAAGCCTGTTGATGTGCCTCGCAGCACCTTTTTTGGCAGTAAAAACGATTTTCAAGAATCAGACAGTATTCGAGTCGCTATAGATGACGAATTGCAGTTTGGCCCTGATATCACATGGAATAACCGTGTTGCTTTTACAAGGGTGACTTTGGAACAGCAAGGTACTCGCCAAACGACAGCAGCAGTCACGGGCGCTAATACAGTGGCTCAAACAGTGAATGATTTTGGCTATGACCCACGTACCACAGTGACCCTGCAGTCAGAATTAAAATGGGATGTGGGCAATCAGCAAATATTGTTTGGTGCTGATTACAATCAAATAGACATTGATTTGAACCTAAGAAGCCAAGCTCTTCCTGCAAAAAGTATTGATAACCCTATTGCTGATAACGTTACGAGTCCTGGTTTTCCTGCCTTTCGAGAAAATACGACTAAAACTGTAGGTTTGTATATTCAAGACATTATTACATTGGGTGATTGGTCATTCTCCGGCAATATTCGTCAAGATCACATGGAACTGGATCAAAAAATCATTTCAACCGGTTTAGAGTCGACAAATAACGATGATAAAACCAGTTACCGTATAGGAGCTGCTTATCGTCTTACGGACAATATGTCGGCCTATACCACTTTTGCTAAATCTTGGCAGCTGCCGTATGGCGGTAGTTTTATAAACCCCACGCTTGCCGAATTCTACTCTACGAAATTAAAAGAAGTCGGTATTAAAGCCTACTTGCTTGATGACGCCCTAATGTTGAACGCGGCCGTGTTCCAGATAGATCAAGAGCAACCTCAAACTGACACAAATGGCTTTATTGTAAACAAAAGCCAAGAACGTCACCGAGGGCTTGAACTTGAAGCTCGTGGACAATTAACGAAGCAATTAAGCGCAACGGCTAGTTACACCTACCTAGATGCAGAAGATCGAGATACAGGTAAAAAACCAAACGATGTGTCTGATCAACTCATTTCCCTTGGTACGACTTATCAACTCAACGATGTGTGGCGCTTTGGTGGTAGCGTGAAATACGTGGGAGATCGCTACGCTGGCAACAACGAAGCTGTTGACCTAGGCGACTACACCACAGTGAACGCCATGGCGTCCTATCAAACCGGTAAACATCGAGTGCAATTTAATGCTTACAACATTTTTGATGAAAAGTATTACCTAGGTTCAACTGATGGCACCTCCGGTATCAACTCAATTGGCTACGGTTCTCCAGCAGAATTCATGGTCAGCTACAGCTATGAGCTTTAA